In the genome of Doryrhamphus excisus isolate RoL2022-K1 chromosome 11, RoL_Dexc_1.0, whole genome shotgun sequence, one region contains:
- the LOC131138786 gene encoding 15-hydroxyprostaglandin dehydrogenase [NAD(+)]-like, translating into MQLSGKVCVVTGAAGGIGKAISETLFKNGAKVVLLDVAESAGQNLMEVLNKEDGQDRALFLSCDVQSEVQLKAAFQKTVKIYGGIDILCNNAGILNEKDFEKTVAINFVSVIRATYLALEHMSKLNGGQGGIIVNISSIAAFKPLPGLPVYSATKSGVNIFTQAMADVSTRLGYGVRVNALCPALVQTDMLTELHDKMGQYCQLEKPALQVADKLGILSVSQVAECFLKLVTDETKNGETQLLAANGMTSGTFANIGMTSDAMHQERK; encoded by the exons ATGCAACTAAGCGGTAAAGTCTGCGTAGTGACGGGAGCCGCAGGGGGGATTGGAAAAGCAATCAGCGAGactctttttaaaaatggagcaAAG GTGGTTCTGCTGGACGTGGCCGAAAGTGCAGGACAGAACCTCATGGAAGTTCTCAACAAGGAGGACGGCCAAGACAGAGCTCTGTTCCTGAGCTGTGACGTCCAGTCTGAGGTGCAACTGAAAG CTGCCTTTCAGAAGACCGTCAAAATCTACGGAGGGATAGACATCCTCTGCAACAACGCCGGCATCTTGAACGAGAAGGACTTTGAGAAAACCGTGGCCATCAACTTT GTGTCCGTCATCAGGGCCACCTATCTGGCCCTGGAGCACATGAGCAAGTTGAACGGTGGTCAGGGAGGCATCATCGTCAACATTTCATCCATAGCAG CTTTCAAGCCTCTGCCAGGCTTGCCGGTCTACAGCGCCACTAAGAGTGGCGTGAACATCTTCACGCAAGCCATGGCG GATGTCTCGACCAGGTTGGGCTACGGCGTGCGTGTCAATGCCCTCTGCCCAGCTTTGGTCCAAACCGACATGCTCACCGAGCTTCATGACAAGATGGGTCAATACTGCCAACTGGAGAAGCCTGCTCTCCAAGTAGCAGACAAGCTTGGCATACTAAG TGTCTCCCAGGTGGCTGAATGTTTTCTTAAGCTGGTGACAGACGAGACCAAGAATGGGGAGACCCAGCTGTTGGCCGCCAACGGAATGACGTCCGGCACATTCGCCAACATCGGCATGACGAGTGACGCGATGCATCAGGAGCGCAAATAG
- the znf346 gene encoding zinc finger protein 346 — MAFAMQTENFPCVPSGLDQVNKMIKEHGDLFTDSLCNICNAVLNSESQKLAHYQSKKHGNKVRRYLLDQNKSGPELKKFKSSSSDTVETDTSDPMKICDICKMTFTSSVIAQSHYQGKVHAKNLRHQTVDPLSQAQAAVPAQPKKKAETATQDPGTDSVDDKHPDRFCSICQASFNNAQMAQQHYVGKKHKKHMAKLNLLKLYGKPTTPAAAGQGLLCTICNIEVNSVDQYQSHISGAKHKNQMKKSGLEPSENLHMAQQSPGNKNKSTDSGDHSETIETTAETGDNQSGSGNGDYEFGTASQQFGNPSALGEDEFVTEGSLFGSGDDQFVSLDS, encoded by the exons ATGGCCTTCGCCATGCAGACTGAAAATTTTCCTTGCGTTCCATCCGGGCTGGACCAAG TGAATAAGATGATCAAGGAGCATGGTGACCTCTTTACCGACAGCCTGTGCAACATCTGCAATGCTGTCCTAAATTCAGAGTCCCAGAAGTTGGCTCATTATCAG AGTAAAAAACACGGCAACAAGGTGAGGCGCTATCTTTTAGACCAAAATAAGAGCGGTCCAGAGTTGAAAAAGTTCAAGTCTTCATCATCTGACACG GTGGAAACTGACACATCTGACCCCATGAAGATCTGTGACATTTGCAAGATGACCTTCACGTCTTCCGTTATAGCCCAGTCTCACTACCAGGGCAAAGTTCACGCCAAGAATCTGAGACACCAAACTGTGGATCCTCTGTCTC AAGCCCAAGCGGCTGTACCAGCACAGCCCAAAAAGAAAGCAGAAACGGCAACACAAGATCCCGGCACAGACAGCGTGGACGACAAACACCCGGACCGTTTTTGCTCCATCTGCCAGGCCTCCTTCAACAACGCACAGATGGCCCAGCAGCACTACGTGGGCAAGAAGCACAAGAAGCACATGGCGAAGCTCAACCTGTTGAAGCTGTACGGCAAGCCCACCACGCCAG CTGCCGCAGGGCAAGGTCTGCTATGCACCATCTGCAACATTGAGGTGAACTCTGTGGATCAGTACCAGTCTCACATCAGCGGGGCCAAACATAAGAACCA AATGAAAAAATCTGGCCTGGAGCCATCGGAGAACCTGCACATGGCCCAACAGTCACCTGGTAACAAAAACAAGTCAACAGATAGCGGCGACCACTCTGAAACTATTGAGACCACGGCTGAAACGGGCGACAACCAGTCTGGAAGCGGCAACGGCGATTACGAGTTTGGAACAGCAAGCCAACAGTTTGGGAACCCTTCCGCATTGGGAGAGGACGAGTTTGTGACTGAGGGCAGCCTGTTTGGGTCGGGAGATGACCAGTTTGTCTCCTTAGACAGCTAG